The Petrocella atlantisensis genome has a window encoding:
- a CDS encoding YbaK/EbsC family protein: protein MGIEKVKAYFKQYEMEDQIMEFETSSATVALAAEAIGCAADKIAKTLAFKKDDGCVLVVAAGEARVDNRKFKETFMTKAKMLSPDEVLHFTGHEVGGVCPFAIEHEDVKVYIDVSLKAYEKVYPACGSSDSAIELTIDELHTYGKALEFVDVCK from the coding sequence ATGGGCATTGAAAAGGTAAAAGCATACTTTAAGCAATACGAAATGGAAGATCAAATTATGGAGTTTGAAACCTCCAGTGCTACAGTGGCACTTGCTGCAGAAGCCATAGGTTGTGCGGCAGATAAAATAGCCAAGACGCTCGCATTTAAAAAGGATGATGGATGTGTTTTGGTAGTGGCAGCAGGAGAAGCTAGGGTGGATAATCGTAAATTCAAAGAAACCTTCATGACCAAAGCCAAGATGCTATCACCAGACGAAGTGCTACACTTTACAGGTCATGAAGTAGGTGGTGTTTGTCCTTTTGCGATTGAGCATGAAGATGTCAAGGTTTATATAGATGTATCTTTGAAGGCATATGAAAAAGTCTACCCGGCATGTGGAAGCAGTGACTCAGCCATAGAACTAACGATAGATGAACTCCATACTTATGGTAAAGCTTTGGAATTTGTTGATGTTTGCAAATAG
- a CDS encoding pirin family protein, whose protein sequence is MNPIMNKQPLGFQWPTQDPFLFCVHHLDLYPKGNSHQGPEASLEGRRLGQDFDLENDWKMYHGHQVPGFPEHPHRGFETVTIVLEGFVDHHDSSGASGRYGGGDVQWMTAGSGMQHAEMFPLVHDQQDNTLHLFQIWLNLPRKDKFVDPHYKMLWHEEIPKATYGEGSLMSEVTIIAGEYDGHRALEPAPDSWAQDPDHHVDILLIKLAPDSVLSFPRKSETMIRNLYYYKGEGIKVNDEPTQVGQCLQIENVDISIKNSDVESYLLLLQGEPIGEPVVQYGPFVMNSEKEIQDAYMDYQKTRFGGWPWDRSDPVNDRQVGRRASYADGTVETPLDK, encoded by the coding sequence ATGAACCCAATCATGAATAAACAACCTTTAGGATTTCAATGGCCGACACAAGATCCCTTTTTATTTTGTGTCCATCATTTGGATCTATACCCAAAAGGTAATAGCCATCAAGGACCGGAAGCATCTTTAGAGGGAAGAAGGCTAGGTCAGGACTTTGACTTGGAAAATGACTGGAAGATGTATCATGGGCACCAGGTACCGGGCTTTCCTGAACATCCCCATAGAGGTTTTGAAACTGTGACAATTGTACTTGAAGGATTTGTGGATCATCATGATTCATCCGGGGCATCCGGTAGATATGGTGGTGGTGATGTTCAATGGATGACAGCGGGGAGTGGTATGCAGCACGCTGAAATGTTTCCTTTGGTACATGATCAACAAGACAACACTTTACATCTGTTTCAGATATGGTTGAATCTTCCCAGGAAAGACAAGTTCGTAGATCCCCATTATAAAATGCTGTGGCATGAAGAGATTCCGAAGGCTACATATGGAGAGGGAAGTCTTATGAGCGAGGTGACCATTATAGCCGGAGAATATGATGGACACAGAGCCCTTGAACCAGCGCCGGATTCGTGGGCGCAAGATCCGGACCATCACGTCGATATTTTGCTGATTAAGCTGGCACCTGATTCTGTTCTAAGTTTTCCAAGAAAGTCAGAAACCATGATCCGAAATCTCTATTATTATAAAGGAGAAGGTATAAAGGTTAACGACGAACCAACGCAAGTGGGTCAATGCCTGCAGATTGAGAATGTTGACATAAGCATCAAGAACAGTGATGTAGAATCTTATCTTTTGCTGTTACAAGGAGAACCCATCGGGGAGCCGGTCGTACAGTACGGACCTTTTGTCATGAACAGTGAAAAAGAGATTCAAGATGCTTATATGGACTATCAAAAAACCCGATTTGGAGGTTGGCCATGGGACAGGTCAGATCCGGTAAATGATAGGCAAGTGGGACGAAGAGCATCGTATGCCGATGGTACAGTAGAAACGCCTCTTGACAAATGA
- a CDS encoding ABC transporter substrate-binding protein, whose product MKKVISMLMLGIMLFSVACSGPKEEGGDTTTEGGATEVIKIGVFEPMTGANAAGGEMEVEGIRLANELYPEVNGMKVELVVADNKSDKVEAANAAVMLIDKENVNAIIGSWGSSLSMAAGPIVLEKQIPTVAASATNPLVTIGNEYYQRVCFIDSFQGTVMAKYAFETLGAKKAAIIQEISSDYSVGLVKYFNDAFIELTGDADAIIGTANYSTGDQDFSAQLSNIKQLNPDVIFAPGNYTESALLIKQARELGITTPFIGGDTWEAPEFLEIGGDAVEGAAFSTFFTSDVPITAESETFLDAYRAKYDKEPASVTALGYDAYLVILDAIKRSGSTDPVEIQKALATTADFEGAAGMITLDENGDAVKSAVIKMVEGGLFKYMTTVEPIK is encoded by the coding sequence ATGAAAAAGGTAATATCAATGCTTATGTTAGGTATCATGCTATTTAGTGTCGCTTGTTCCGGTCCCAAGGAAGAAGGGGGAGACACAACCACTGAAGGTGGTGCTACAGAAGTTATTAAAATTGGCGTATTTGAGCCAATGACCGGTGCCAATGCAGCAGGTGGAGAAATGGAAGTAGAAGGTATTCGTTTAGCCAATGAACTGTATCCGGAAGTTAACGGTATGAAGGTTGAATTGGTTGTAGCGGATAATAAGTCAGACAAGGTTGAAGCTGCTAATGCAGCAGTGATGTTGATTGATAAGGAAAATGTTAATGCAATCATCGGTAGCTGGGGATCATCCTTATCTATGGCAGCAGGACCAATTGTTCTTGAAAAACAAATTCCTACAGTTGCAGCATCGGCTACCAATCCATTGGTAACCATCGGTAATGAGTATTATCAACGTGTATGTTTTATCGACTCTTTCCAAGGGACTGTTATGGCGAAGTATGCATTTGAGACCTTAGGCGCAAAAAAAGCTGCTATCATTCAAGAGATTTCAAGTGACTATTCTGTAGGACTTGTGAAATACTTCAACGATGCATTTATTGAATTAACTGGTGATGCAGATGCTATTATTGGTACAGCAAACTATAGTACCGGAGATCAAGATTTCTCTGCTCAACTCAGTAACATCAAACAACTGAATCCGGACGTTATTTTTGCACCTGGTAACTACACAGAATCAGCATTGTTAATTAAGCAAGCCAGAGAACTTGGTATTACAACACCTTTTATCGGTGGTGATACTTGGGAAGCACCAGAGTTCTTAGAAATCGGTGGAGACGCTGTTGAAGGTGCTGCTTTCTCAACATTCTTCACAAGTGATGTTCCAATTACAGCAGAATCAGAAACATTTTTAGATGCATACAGAGCTAAATATGACAAAGAGCCTGCATCCGTTACGGCACTTGGCTATGATGCTTATTTAGTTATTCTAGATGCAATTAAGAGATCAGGATCCACAGATCCTGTTGAGATTCAAAAAGCTTTAGCAACAACAGCTGATTTTGAAGGTGCTGCAGGTATGATTACCCTTGATGAGAATGGTGATGCGGTTAAGAGTGCAGTTATCAAAATGGTTGAAGGCGGTTTATTTAAGTACATGACAACAGTAGAACCAATAAAATAA
- a CDS encoding branched-chain amino acid ABC transporter permease, with the protein MDLELFLQQLANAISLGSLYALLAIGYTMVYGILRLINFAHGDIFMFGTYMAFYMMTSFLLPWGAAFFIAIILTIAFGVLVEKAAYKPLRNSPRMSIMISAIGASFLIENLAIVVFGGRPKSLPVPDLFNRIIHIGNVSVVSITFITPIITMVALAVLMFIVNKTKTGMAMRAVSKDYEAARLMGIDVNFIITFTFAIGSALAAIGGIMWGLKYPSLLPLMGVMPGLKCFIAAVIGGIGDIRGAVIGGFILGLIEIMLIAVFPELTGYRDAFAFVLLIVILLVKPTGIMGKNIAEKV; encoded by the coding sequence ATGGATTTAGAACTATTTTTACAACAATTGGCCAACGCAATTTCCCTTGGAAGTCTTTATGCACTTTTGGCAATCGGTTACACAATGGTATACGGTATACTTAGGTTGATTAACTTTGCCCATGGCGATATCTTCATGTTTGGTACCTACATGGCTTTTTATATGATGACAAGCTTTTTGCTACCTTGGGGTGCTGCATTTTTTATTGCAATTATTCTAACAATTGCCTTTGGTGTACTGGTTGAAAAGGCTGCATATAAGCCCCTTAGGAATTCACCTAGAATGTCTATTATGATTTCAGCAATCGGTGCGTCTTTCTTGATTGAGAATTTGGCCATCGTGGTTTTTGGCGGGCGCCCAAAATCACTTCCGGTACCTGATTTATTCAATAGAATCATTCATATTGGCAACGTATCTGTTGTCAGCATCACATTTATTACACCCATCATTACAATGGTTGCCTTGGCTGTCCTTATGTTTATTGTAAACAAAACAAAAACAGGCATGGCGATGAGAGCGGTTTCGAAGGACTATGAAGCAGCTAGACTTATGGGTATTGATGTTAACTTCATTATCACATTTACCTTTGCAATCGGTTCTGCATTGGCAGCAATCGGTGGTATTATGTGGGGTTTAAAGTACCCAAGCTTATTACCATTAATGGGTGTTATGCCGGGACTTAAGTGCTTTATTGCAGCCGTAATTGGTGGTATTGGAGACATAAGAGGTGCCGTCATCGGTGGGTTTATACTTGGACTCATTGAGATTATGCTCATTGCTGTTTTTCCTGAGTTGACAGGCTATAGAGATGCTTTTGCATTTGTGCTACTCATCGTCATTCTATTGGTTAAGCCAACAGGTATCATGGGCAAAAACATAGCGGAGAAGGTGTAA
- a CDS encoding branched-chain amino acid ABC transporter permease, translated as MKNKKTQLTILLLIVTIAIIAVLNITLDSYKIKIFTLCGIYIILGLSMNLINGFTGLFSLGHAGFMAVGAYVSALLTMSPELKDSVFYVAPINPFIKMIQLPFPLALIVGGLVAAGVAFLIGAPVLRLNDDYLAIATLGFSEIIRVVITNTQTLTNGSLGLKGITRYTNAWWAWGIAILTIFFMIWLIHGMYGKAFKAIREDEIAAEAMGISLFKHKMMSFVIGAFFAGVGGGLLGHLIGAIDPNMFRFILTFNILLIVVLGGIGSITGTIISATAVTILMEVLRFIESPINLGFINIPGIPGMRMVVFSLMLMGVILFYPKGLMGRAEFNWDYFLKKKFLRNRKKSA; from the coding sequence ATGAAAAATAAAAAAACACAACTAACCATTCTATTATTGATTGTAACAATCGCAATTATTGCGGTTTTAAACATAACATTAGATTCATATAAGATAAAAATATTTACACTATGTGGTATTTATATAATTCTTGGTTTATCCATGAATCTCATTAACGGTTTTACAGGTCTTTTTTCTTTAGGCCATGCCGGCTTTATGGCGGTAGGTGCCTATGTTTCTGCACTTTTGACGATGAGCCCAGAACTTAAAGATTCGGTTTTTTATGTGGCACCGATTAACCCTTTTATTAAGATGATTCAACTGCCTTTTCCATTGGCACTTATTGTTGGCGGGTTAGTTGCAGCCGGCGTTGCCTTTTTAATTGGCGCACCTGTATTAAGGCTCAACGATGATTATCTGGCCATTGCCACACTAGGGTTCAGTGAGATTATACGCGTTGTGATCACAAACACACAGACCTTAACCAACGGATCATTAGGTCTTAAAGGAATTACCCGATATACCAACGCATGGTGGGCATGGGGTATTGCTATTTTAACCATATTTTTTATGATTTGGCTGATCCATGGTATGTATGGTAAAGCTTTTAAAGCCATACGTGAAGATGAGATTGCAGCTGAAGCAATGGGCATCAGCTTATTCAAACATAAAATGATGTCTTTTGTTATTGGTGCGTTCTTTGCTGGTGTTGGGGGTGGACTACTGGGTCATCTTATTGGCGCCATCGACCCCAATATGTTTAGATTTATTTTGACCTTCAATATACTGTTGATTGTTGTTCTTGGCGGTATTGGTAGCATTACAGGCACCATTATTTCAGCAACGGCTGTAACCATACTCATGGAAGTGCTGAGATTCATAGAGAGTCCGATTAATCTAGGATTTATTAATATACCGGGTATCCCCGGAATGAGAATGGTTGTATTTTCTCTAATGCTTATGGGTGTCATATTATTTTATCCCAAAGGCCTTATGGGAAGAGCAGAGTTCAACTGGGACTATTTCTTGAAAAAGAAATTTTTGAGAAACAGAAAAAAATCAGCTTAA
- a CDS encoding ABC transporter ATP-binding protein, whose translation MALLRTDKITMQFSGLTAVLDLNIEINDREIIGLIGPNGAGKTTAFNMITGVYKPTKGQVYYNDKDVTGLKPHEITKFGIARTFQNIRLFKELTVLDNVIIANHLRLKSNLFGSVVRTPGYRKEEQQIYEKSMALLKDVGLDDLKDEKSSNLPYGKQRRLEIARALATDPKLLLLDEPAAGMNPQESHELMGFIREIRDKFDIAILMIEHHMQVVMGVCERIYVLDYGVTIAEGLPDAIQNDPKVIEAYLGVD comes from the coding sequence ATGGCGTTACTTAGGACAGACAAAATCACGATGCAATTTAGTGGATTGACAGCGGTTTTGGATTTGAATATTGAGATCAACGATAGGGAAATCATTGGCTTGATTGGCCCAAATGGAGCCGGTAAAACAACGGCTTTCAATATGATCACAGGTGTTTATAAACCAACCAAAGGTCAAGTGTATTATAATGATAAAGATGTAACAGGTTTAAAGCCTCATGAGATTACAAAGTTCGGCATAGCCAGAACTTTTCAAAACATAAGACTTTTTAAGGAATTGACCGTTCTTGACAATGTTATTATAGCCAATCATTTAAGGCTTAAATCCAATTTATTTGGATCTGTTGTAAGAACACCCGGTTATCGTAAGGAAGAGCAACAGATCTATGAAAAATCAATGGCGCTGCTTAAAGATGTCGGCCTAGATGATTTGAAGGATGAGAAGTCATCTAATTTGCCCTACGGTAAGCAAAGAAGACTTGAGATTGCAAGAGCACTCGCAACAGATCCTAAATTACTCTTATTGGATGAGCCGGCAGCTGGTATGAACCCTCAAGAATCCCATGAGTTGATGGGCTTCATAAGAGAAATTAGAGACAAGTTTGACATTGCAATTTTAATGATTGAGCATCACATGCAGGTCGTTATGGGTGTGTGTGAACGGATTTATGTTCTAGACTATGGTGTGACCATTGCAGAAGGTCTTCCGGATGCTATACAAAATGATCCAAAAGTCATAGAAGCTTATTTGGGGGTGGACTAG
- a CDS encoding ABC transporter ATP-binding protein → MLRVENLNVHYGGIHALRGITLDVEEGKIISLIGANGAGKSTTLRAIMGLEKPSKGKIIYNGKDITGKQTKEIVKSNLVLVPEGRRVFTNLSVIENLILGSYIRNDAKEIQKDLDWVFELFPILKSRQEQKAGTMSGGEQQMLAVGRALMTKPKLLMMDEPSLGLAPLIVKNIIEIIKKINQEGVTILLIEQNAKASLEISDYAYVLETGEVFMEGKGMDLLNNEEVKKAYLGT, encoded by the coding sequence ATGTTAAGAGTAGAAAACCTAAACGTTCATTATGGTGGTATCCATGCACTTAGAGGCATCACGTTGGATGTTGAGGAAGGCAAGATCATCAGCCTAATTGGCGCCAACGGTGCTGGAAAAAGTACAACATTAAGAGCCATTATGGGCCTTGAGAAGCCGTCAAAAGGCAAGATTATATACAATGGTAAAGACATAACAGGTAAACAAACCAAAGAAATTGTAAAATCAAATCTGGTATTGGTACCGGAGGGTCGAAGGGTTTTTACCAATCTATCCGTAATTGAGAATTTGATTTTGGGATCTTATATAAGAAATGATGCAAAAGAAATACAAAAGGATTTAGATTGGGTATTTGAGCTCTTTCCTATACTTAAGTCAAGACAGGAACAAAAGGCAGGGACCATGTCAGGAGGCGAGCAACAAATGTTGGCCGTTGGACGTGCGCTCATGACCAAGCCCAAATTATTGATGATGGATGAACCCTCTCTCGGTTTGGCGCCACTTATTGTAAAAAATATTATTGAGATTATCAAGAAAATCAATCAAGAAGGTGTCACCATCCTATTGATTGAGCAAAATGCCAAAGCTTCCCTTGAAATATCGGATTATGCTTATGTCCTTGAGACCGGCGAAGTATTTATGGAAGGCAAAGGCATGGATTTACTGAACAATGAAGAAGTCAAAAAAGCATATTTAGGAACATAA
- a CDS encoding YczE/YyaS/YitT family protein: MKVFIVRLLRLILGLFLFALGIVLCMNAQVGYAPWEVFHAGIAQALGMKIGMVVIVSGFGFAIIGIIFGEKIGIGTLLNVLLIGTFMDVLIAADILPVMEHFVLGVLMLVLGLFIIALGSYFYIGSGFGAGPRDNLMVVIRKKTKLPIGICRGMVELTAFFIGWRLGGMFGVGTILSATGIGYCIQTTFKVLKFDPAHIKHETFYETYQFLFKGKVKADLESVTETS, encoded by the coding sequence ATGAAAGTTTTTATCGTACGCTTATTGCGTTTAATATTAGGCTTATTCTTATTTGCACTTGGAATCGTACTCTGTATGAATGCGCAGGTGGGTTATGCACCTTGGGAAGTTTTTCATGCAGGTATAGCACAAGCACTTGGTATGAAGATTGGTATGGTTGTTATCGTATCAGGTTTTGGATTTGCCATAATCGGTATAATATTTGGTGAGAAAATCGGTATTGGAACGCTCCTTAATGTACTACTTATTGGAACCTTTATGGATGTATTAATTGCCGCTGATATTTTACCGGTGATGGAGCATTTTGTATTAGGTGTTCTTATGTTGGTTCTGGGACTCTTTATTATAGCACTGGGTTCTTATTTTTATATTGGCTCAGGATTTGGTGCAGGACCTAGAGATAATCTGATGGTCGTAATCAGAAAAAAGACCAAACTACCTATTGGTATTTGTCGTGGTATGGTGGAACTGACTGCTTTTTTTATCGGTTGGCGCTTAGGCGGTATGTTTGGTGTTGGGACAATCTTATCTGCTACAGGTATCGGCTACTGTATTCAAACCACCTTCAAGGTATTAAAATTCGACCCTGCGCACATTAAACATGAAACTTTTTATGAAACCTATCAATTCCTTTTTAAAGGTAAGGTAAAAGCCGATTTGGAATCTGTAACAGAAACCAGTTAG
- a CDS encoding acetate uptake transporter: MEEKRMITVADPTPLGLFGLAMVTLVAASQKLGLTDGVSLVIPWAIFLGASAQLYASIQDAKKNNMFGATAFGGYAFFWFSVAMTWMTKAGVFGEALASTADTKQLGIAFVGYLIFTLYMTIGALTTNKVLFLIFFFINFLFIGLSFSTLGILEGPMHQLAAYAEFIISLLSFYGSAALIINGQFGKTVLPMGAPIIAKA, encoded by the coding sequence ATGGAAGAAAAAAGAATGATTACAGTAGCAGATCCAACACCACTAGGTTTGTTTGGTCTGGCTATGGTTACATTGGTAGCAGCATCACAAAAGCTAGGTTTAACAGATGGTGTGTCTTTGGTGATACCTTGGGCAATTTTTCTAGGTGCTAGTGCACAGCTTTATGCATCTATTCAAGATGCAAAGAAGAACAATATGTTTGGGGCAACGGCATTTGGCGGATACGCTTTTTTCTGGTTTAGTGTTGCGATGACATGGATGACAAAGGCCGGCGTATTTGGTGAGGCGCTAGCAAGTACAGCAGATACCAAGCAACTTGGAATCGCATTTGTTGGTTACTTGATATTCACCTTATATATGACAATTGGCGCTTTAACCACCAATAAAGTACTATTTTTAATTTTCTTTTTCATTAACTTTTTATTCATTGGGCTTTCCTTTTCTACACTTGGTATCTTAGAAGGACCTATGCATCAGTTAGCCGCTTACGCTGAGTTTATTATTTCTTTATTGAGTTTTTATGGATCAGCTGCATTAATTATTAACGGACAGTTTGGAAAAACGGTATTACCGATGGGTGCACCGATTATTGCCAAAGCATAA
- a CDS encoding flavodoxin: MRKITIIYWSGTGNTQMMAEALFEGAKEVADQVKLLSVEDATVDDVLDAEVIALGCSSMGNEVLDPDEMEPFVESIEEAVKDKKVFLFGSYGWGDGEWMRDWEKRMVTYGCELIEEGLIINEAPDEGGLEQCRDYGRQLGQ; this comes from the coding sequence ATGCGTAAAATAACCATAATATATTGGAGTGGAACCGGAAATACTCAAATGATGGCAGAAGCCTTATTTGAAGGCGCAAAAGAAGTAGCAGATCAAGTGAAACTACTGAGCGTAGAGGATGCAACAGTTGATGATGTTTTAGATGCAGAAGTGATTGCTCTTGGTTGCTCATCTATGGGCAATGAGGTGTTGGATCCGGATGAGATGGAACCTTTTGTTGAATCCATTGAAGAAGCCGTAAAAGATAAAAAAGTCTTCCTTTTTGGCTCCTATGGGTGGGGCGATGGAGAATGGATGAGAGATTGGGAAAAACGTATGGTGACATATGGTTGTGAATTAATCGAAGAAGGGTTAATCATTAATGAAGCGCCTGATGAAGGCGGTTTGGAACAATGTAGAGATTATGGAAGACAACTTGGACAATAA
- a CDS encoding DUF3793 family protein: MEDNLDNNNETRHNSMKKTYLMEPMKRLEQLDDYDYILYKLLFHGAATFSKEKPASLITLKNSTKRLDVLLLWDKYKDQIGKTTKTSYYEMKRDENHVVILFFHNQLLETIIENRDNIEFLEIFGYNSKMNLIEVLKHLSSRFVEQCPHEVGLFLGYHLEDVVEYIKETDGKGIVVGYWKVYTKAEEAISKFKRYDQARAKVTEGILSGLSPMKTAHILVS; this comes from the coding sequence ATGGAAGACAACTTGGACAATAATAATGAAACGAGGCATAATTCTATGAAAAAGACCTATTTAATGGAACCTATGAAACGACTTGAACAACTGGACGATTATGATTATATTCTTTATAAGCTTCTATTTCATGGTGCAGCAACCTTCTCAAAGGAGAAGCCTGCATCTTTGATTACGCTAAAAAATTCCACCAAACGTTTGGACGTATTGCTCTTATGGGATAAATATAAAGATCAGATAGGAAAAACTACCAAAACGTCGTACTATGAAATGAAACGTGATGAAAATCATGTGGTGATTCTTTTCTTTCATAATCAGTTGTTAGAGACAATCATTGAAAATAGAGATAACATAGAATTTTTAGAAATATTTGGTTATAACTCGAAAATGAATTTAATAGAAGTTTTAAAACATTTATCTTCGAGGTTTGTTGAACAATGTCCCCATGAAGTAGGACTTTTTCTTGGTTATCACTTAGAAGATGTGGTTGAGTATATAAAAGAGACAGATGGCAAAGGTATTGTTGTCGGCTATTGGAAAGTATATACAAAAGCAGAAGAAGCCATCAGTAAGTTCAAGCGTTATGATCAAGCAAGAGCAAAAGTAACTGAAGGCATTCTAAGTGGTCTTTCACCAATGAAAACAGCTCATATTTTAGTATCATAA
- a CDS encoding LemA family protein, whose protein sequence is MLYLGIGIVALLILLGLWMILFYNKMIGNKTKVDSSWGQINVQLKMRADLIPNLVETVSAYAAHEQVTLNQVTQARNMYLSAQTQDEVIQSSAMMTGMLGRLFAVSEQYPDLKANQGFLDLQSQLKDLEQKIAMYRQFYNDSVLKYNQFIITIPNNIFADIFGARELPYFQLDTSEQAAPTVSFKR, encoded by the coding sequence ATGTTGTACTTAGGGATTGGCATTGTTGCATTACTGATACTTCTTGGATTATGGATGATACTGTTTTATAACAAAATGATTGGCAACAAAACAAAGGTAGATAGCAGCTGGGGACAGATTAATGTTCAGTTAAAGATGAGAGCGGACTTAATACCTAACCTTGTAGAAACAGTGAGCGCCTATGCCGCTCATGAACAGGTAACCCTAAATCAGGTCACCCAAGCCAGAAATATGTATTTAAGTGCTCAGACCCAAGATGAAGTCATCCAATCATCAGCTATGATGACAGGAATGCTTGGTAGGCTCTTTGCTGTATCCGAGCAGTATCCGGATTTAAAGGCCAACCAAGGGTTCTTAGATCTACAAAGTCAGCTAAAGGATCTTGAGCAAAAGATTGCCATGTATAGACAGTTTTACAATGATTCAGTCTTAAAATATAATCAATTTATTATTACCATCCCTAACAATATTTTTGCCGATATCTTTGGTGCCAGAGAATTACCGTATTTTCAGTTAGATACTAGCGAACAAGCAGCACCAACGGTTAGCTTCAAAAGATAG